Genomic window (Zerene cesonia ecotype Mississippi chromosome 5, Zerene_cesonia_1.1, whole genome shotgun sequence):
AGCATCTAAACCAGGCTTGAATCTATACAAGTGACTGAAATAGCTCTGTGTACAATATATGTACTTTCTAAATGAACGTATGCAACTCATTCTAATATCAGTGCGAACAACAGCCTTCCAGTTATCTGTGCTTCCAAGATCTTCATActcgtatatatttttatgtcctGCAGAGTACACCACGTTGTCATGCAAACACACTGCAGGACTTTGCATTGCATCTGGGAATTTGGCGATTTTTCTAAATGATCTCTGCTTCAAATCATATATAATAGCAGTATCTAATATTACcctgaaataagaaatttttatagcaatgCCTAGTgaatagacaaataaaatcattatttggCTTGAacgttttatcaataaataaattatgatacaaGTATTCTATGACTTAAAATGGACAACAAGATATTCCAAGACTTGTTAATAAGCTTAGGAGCAGTTATGATAAACtcgaaaacaaaattttcacaattctttactattttaaatttgtataactaATAACTGACCTAAACGAACCTACTCCACCAACAATGTACAAAGAATCACCCTTCACAACAAAGCCAGCATGCCTACGTGATGGCAACAGAACCCCATGCCTTGTCCATTCTTTCcttaatatatcatatactCTCACATCCTGCATGAACATTCCAGTGCCTCGTCCATGTTCCCCGCAAATAACTATGAATTTACTAGGCCCCCAAGACACTACACTCCATCCCCACAAATTTTTGTCAGCAACTTCAAGCCATTGTTCAAATTTGTTTTGCGTTGTATAAGAATACAGGCAATGTGGCAGTAACTCAGGTTTTGATTCCTTCAACAGCCACATTGGTATAACTGGAGTGTAATTCAATTTACGAGTAGAACTGTTCTTCACTAAATTGAACAACTCATTATACACTCTTTCTGTAAATTTTTCACTTATAGAGCATTTGAGTTCCTCCAAACTGGTTGTTGTTATACTATGATTATTTTTGGCTAAATTATACATGCATTCCACTACCTTTGCAGCAAGACTATCTTTGTACGCgctaatcattattataatatccaaTATTTCAGATTTAGTGATTCTGGTGATATCTAAGCAGCCgagaataataagtaatgcATCTGCACCAGTTTCATGATGCGTAATCCACTGGTAGCCAAACTGAAACGTGTCTAGTTCACTTTCAGAGTCTAAGTATGGATGAGATAGATACCAACTGAGTGTTTGCAGAGTTGGTATGTATTCGGGCTTCATAGATTTGAATGATAATAAACCATGCACAATAGCTAGTTTTTCTAATTTCGTGTAAGAACATTGGTCAGCTATAGCCATAATATCTATCCAATTGGATTCAGACAGTTGAAGATCTAATACGTATtcgatttgttttataagttcTGTAATTTGAAGAAAACCAGCGGCTATTGCGATTTGTCCTATAATGGAAATTGTATATTCCGAAAGATCTATGAGGcctatattcatatatttaagtataatttcCATTATATCGGGTTCCAACgtctaaaacaaatttaataagtttgttaaataaattgacaataaACCACctatattagtattttgttaaatgaaaaattttacgtACATCTATACAAATTTCTTTTTGTTCATTTTCCACATAATTCCCACTAAACATAGCTTGAAAGTAATCACTATATTCACATAACAGATCTTTTTTTACATCAAATTTACGATCCTTTATCTTTAACGAAATACTgtccatttttaatttctattttctcGTGATTCTTGggatcttttatttaatttgtcagTTGCACTATGCACTATGCAGTTGCCTGTCGATGTTGTCAAGTTCACCAGTGTCAACTGTCACGGTATCATCTGACAAATTTGTTGAACGGTGGGACTCTTTGATGGTGGGTATTACGGCTCACGGCTGTGTAGGGCCGGCCTTAATTTTGGCTATTCACAAAATATCGATTAGCATTCGTGATACCATTTCAGATTGTACAATAATAGGTTTGTAATCTAAGCATACGATGATAGAATTATTAATACCCAttcattttctttgtttgatgAAGAATTGAATGAAAGAATATTGATTGTTCTCTACAAACATATCCTATACGTACTCGACGTGTAGCATTCCTATCAGTTGATTTTTTCAATCTATCACTAAATCCAACGGTTCTATTAATCTTCTTTTAATTcctgtttttattaagttttgaGTATGTACGTAATTAGGCTACTATAGCAGTAGGTTTCCTAATGATACGTTTACATGCCTGGTATGGCTTGACAAGCGCCTAGAAGCCAGGTCGGCTACAAGCTTGCTAGCTCGCACATGCCAAGCCAAACATTTACACGCATGTATGTGATTGGCGAGACTTGCCAGGCGTGTAAACGTGCCGATATATCTAGTAAGTCGTAGGTTAGTATAAattgagaaatatattttaaatgactcaaattaaattttaagatgCGACACGCTGACACAAGCAATACGTTTTTAAGTAACTTAATAACGTTAATTAGTACCCTCCCTTAATATCATAATCTCCCTAATAAACCTGTATTTCTCTtatcaatttatctatttattcattcgGGTGTTTTCTATTCGTCGGGTTAAATAACATAACGAATAAGTCGAGTTAAAAATCTgttgtctttaatttctaaatgtataatactcgcgtaaaatgaaatatgacaAACTAAATGGTAATGTTGTCAGCTTTCTGCTTCAGTCAGAAGAGACGCCTGACGCAATcgagtaattaataaagtcaCTGACAACTTTATGTTGATTTTGAACTTGTGAAAAATCTGTAAAACTGTAAATATTCTccatttgttatatataaattaaagagaaaCAAAGAAGGTTGCGtagacatttaattttcaagttAATCTAGTCATTTAaagttaatatgaataataatttatttttcacataaaattacCGCCCTCAAGActgaaaaaaaactaaaccaaattttGTGGCATGAGgcacaaacaaaaaaaggaatcataataattagCTCACCCGGTTGAATGTCAACCTAGTCTTTTTCTTaagttagtaaaaatataaaaaaatgtgttattctaGACGACaataaatatggaataaataCGATAGGTATATTTACATCTCAGTgcaatatattgaataatttctgTAGGATAGGAATAGGATTCATGCAAAGggatatatattcaaataggtatgttaaaattacaataaaatacaatgttaatttcatattatttttattttcttaaccagttatatttatgtattccaATCGTTTTTCCTATTTTGTAATCAATGTATCTAAGAGATTCGAATATCAATCGTATTTCTGTTTAGACatgactttataatattgcctacaacttataaaactaaaatgcattttcacttacaataataaagtCATTGAACGTCGCAaacgatgtttattttatatacaggaCTAAACGCGGTTCATAGAACACAAACAATTATCGTTTTTCGCGAAGGATCCTTTATTGAAGCCCCTAGAAcacaatataatcaatataataaccttgcaaataaaaataatgcacaCAAACTAGTCTCGGTCGTGAGGGGGATCTAATAAAGGATCCCAACAATAATATGTCGAGCTTGGTGTCTTTATATTACCTTGATTGTTTTTCTCTTACACAACGAAACCAAAGTACCATACTACACACAAACACGCCGCATACTTCACACagttacacacacacatacgtCTCACTCGCATAcaacgcacacacacatacatttcGCATTTGGCAGTTTATCATAATTTCCTCACAAGACCGATATTCACATTTGACACTcatgttaaaaagttatacatataaccaCGCTTCCGTACAATAAAATCATGcataaaaaagtgtatttgtGATGGGAGATTAAATGTGAATATCGACGATTACAAAGTGAGCGCCCGCTTGGGACCTACACATGCGATACAAActacatatgaaaaaaatcttattaaattggaagtacttatattttacatgGTTTCCATAAGATACTACTAATTTGGGTCTAAAATGGctgacattttatttagtacagTGCTTTTAAAAGACTATgctcattaatttattgcgtTTACCTAATCTAATGTCACAACAGAAGACACAAGGGAGGCTACCATTCGCAATACGGTTTTTAAAACACATGGAGTTATCGacgaaaataatgtaaatacatctaaaacaatttttcagtGACTTTCACGTAATGTGAGTAAGATGCGTGTAGCCATAGATATATACATCACACACTCacacgtttttttataaaaggaaTTAATGTcctaaactaaaaataaaccagTCACTTAACTATAAATTAGTGTTAAGATTGCCAACGATTACACTGGCCTAGTGTACGGGAGGCGAGTTGCGACCCGTCGTATCATTAAGTTATAGGACAATgacatttctaatatttttaataataattaccgAGGCTCGTCAGTTTGCTGCAGTTGATCGAAACATTTCCTAACATGTTGATACGAGTCTGCAATGACTAGAGGCAATGCAGATACCATATTCTATAAGAGATCATTGTCGCTTTATTGCTGTCAAAAGGAGCTAAAATAGTTTTGGTAATTTTTAGTGTCACGTCTAACTTACatttacgttttattatagttaaattatttataaatgaaataaaaacacttcaGCCACGCGCAGGCGCGGTTACGATAAtgtgttattgtatttaaaatgagaCATGAGCATAATTGTTGCAAATGCTTTGTATCAATGTTCATAGACTGtcgttttattaaagtataacTATCAcagacaatataaaaataaaaaaaagttgattGTTGTGTAACGTCGTACAAAGTAATTGATTCACATTATTGATCATCCACACTgctaacaaaattaaattaattattaaataagcattcaaaaatataaatgacataataaaatattggtgTGTGATTTATAAAGTGATGatgattgttataaatatatcgtaaAATTTCCAGCAGTGTAGATTCACCGAGAGTTAGAATAACACTTATTATTGTTAACATCTCTACAGATATAGGTTTTGTTAAAGCGTAACCTTATACTTTGCTTGCTTGTAAGTAGCTCgtgtattttgtttctataGGCACAGATACAGCATTCGATACATCTAAATACCTGTTCATACATAATGTCTATAGCAAACAGTGACATTCTATggtttattatacaattcgATGGCATATGTGCTGCTTTACAACAATACCGTATATAACACAGtttggttaataatattacaattgtatattataacattggaGTTAATATTTGTAGAGATACGTTCATATCAATAGTGTGTTAAATTGCCATCATTATCACATTTAAACACGTCGGTACAGAATCTTTCTTGTatgaaactttgttttatacggTATTATAAAACGATAGTCCTATTCTATGCAACAAAAATATAGTGGGCTATTTTACAGACCCGCGTGGTAAACATCACAGTTACGTCCGCGCTTGTACGCCCGCATATACCCGCATACGTGATACACGAACTCACACTACGACACAATCTATATGTAGATTTGTATTCGATAGAGGCTATAGATATCTATATTCTGTTTATATAGATCTGTGACatttgtaggtatataaaagtgtgtgataataaaaaacataatttatttgataacgCATATTACAGCACACATTATTGAATGTAttgttatatctaaatatttttaatttttgcacgtgtatacatttataaagcgtATTTATAAGGCATGTATGTCaggaaattatttgatattataactaatttttattattattatccgaTTAGTAAATTCAcctatatgtataacaaatatccacagatgtatataatttgtatgttattttaaaaccatgAGTAAAAACTATGAGTACTTGGCGTACTTATTAAAGCTAATTAGTTCAGTTGCGTGTGTAAACatctctatattatataatataatatcgtgTAGGTGCATTCTGTTTCTTGAGTCTGTGACTAATAAcatgtaacattaaatttattgaacgtGACATGCATTGACTTGAAAGGAGGGCTGGTAACCTGGTGTACATACGTGTCGTCGTATTTTCAGTGACAGTTTCGTCCGAGTCATTCCGAGATATGGACTTTTGAGAGAAGATTGTAAGAGAATATGTCATAACCTGTGTGTGTGTCAGTCTACGCATTATCTGCGCGATCGTCATTACTTTACTCAAAACGAGTATTTGTGTCATATATTGCATAACCAGTCAGTTACATATTAGTATACACCCAGGTGTGTGAATGCATTTGTCAAACATCGCCTATCACGCTGTAGGTGTGTAGACGTCGTGCATTACGCAAGTTAACGTAGTGTGAGTGTGTCATATACCACATGGGTGCTAGGAGATCGCATACCACGTTTGCGAATGTGTCCCACGTACCACGTTTGCGAGTGTCACGCGTCACGCTTGCTAGTGCGTCACAAATCANNNNNNNNNNNNNNNNNNNNNNNNNNNNNNNNNNNNNNNNNNNNNNNNNNNNNNNNNNNNNNNNNNNNNNNNNNNNNNNNNNNNNNNNNNNNNNNNNNNNTTGATTATGTCAATAGTAATGTAggtatttgtgaaataaattagttttgtttCTGATCTTAAGATGGCGTATTCTTTAATAGTTAATGcttcaaattatattcaataaccAATTGAAGGAATGCTTTTGTGCGTGGCGTGTAGAGTGATTGATAATTTAGGGTGTTAGACAGCAAGACCCTTGAAcaatattgtgtatattttttttgttttaacattgTTTAGCAAAGGCTGGCTGGCTGCCATTTACATAACTCTTTCTCTGCCACTGGactttcactttttatttttcttttttctcttCACTCTCTAtgccttaaaaaaaattaatgaagtctctatattaattacagaTCAAAATGGACAAGTCAGAGTTATAATACCTATAAACAATGATAGTGAAACAAGATCACtgaaatcaaaacaatatattaaagttgATAAGCTCTGCAATAGTATTGTTAAAGAAATTGCTCCAGTTGATGGTAAGAtggtttgtatgtatatctttggtatgttttgtattttgattAGTGAATAACATATCATCATAACAGATAAATGTAGCAACTTCTCTGGAACATATTCGTAATAGCATTATAGCAtttacccgcggctttgctcgccTTCGGATTGAACATGTAAACCATTCACGATTCCACCTGAAGGCACACAAAAAATTCGCACAGTCACAAACACATGCGCGTGGCAGCCCCTAAATATTGTCCCGAGTTGCTAACAACAAGGCGTATGAAGCTCGGGCTCGCGCTTCTCGCGTCTTCCTTCGTCCCCGCTTACTTCCCGCTCGATTGACTGAAAAATATCTTTGTTTAAATACAGTATGGATTAGTAGTTTAAGCTATGGTATTATTCATCTGGATATTGGTTTATGctgatatcaatttaaatgttaaataacataatacaattaaaatatgtgacaTGCAAGTTCTCTCTATGAGATTTGCAGAATACAAAAATCGTTGTAATGTCTGAATAGCATTGTTGAAAAAGTCCTCCTTTAATCAGATACAAATGGAACATATCATAAAGTTGTTATAAAAACGATGGAAGCCCCAAATGGAAATAAGGTTAAAGCGTATAACTGTCTGTCTTGCAATTTCCTGGTATCGTCATTGACTGAATTCAAAAATCACCCTTGCAAAAATCGTaagtttttaaacttattaaaaaaagttacaatTGTGTGTAATGTTGCCTGTTGTTGAAATTTATAgtgatataataagtatataaaaaaaaatgtgtatttctAAGTATGACaggcaaaaaataaattaaaaggattcttatttactttatgtattttcttttctcttttaatattgatagaatatttcactgcaataaaattttcaggtGTCATTTCAGAAAAGTATATTTGTCCGCATTGCTCCGTTATGTATGACAACCCAAAGTCTTTATGTGCACATATGAAAGTTCATAAAGAGAAACCAGGTAAACTATGACatagtaaattattgttataattagattttttttttaaatttattagttatttatttattattgatttttatgccttaattttactttttcgttggtatttctttgttttacctttttttttatttatatttattaa
Coding sequences:
- the LOC119840105 gene encoding kelch-like protein 40b → MDSISLKIKDRKFDVKKDLLCEYSDYFQAMFSGNYVENEQKEICIDTLEPDIMEIILKYMNIGLIDLSEYTISIIGQIAIAAGFLQITELIKQIEYVLDLQLSESNWIDIMAIADQCSYTKLEKLAIVHGLLSFKSMKPEYIPTLQTLSWYLSHPYLDSESELDTFQFGYQWITHHETGADALLIILGCLDITRITKSEILDIIIMISAYKDSLAAKVVECMYNLAKNNHSITTTSLEELKCSISEKFTERVYNELFNLVKNSSTRKLNYTPVIPMWLLKESKPELLPHCLYSYTTQNKFEQWLEVADKNLWGWSVVSWGPSKFIVICGEHGRGTGMFMQDVRVYDILRKEWTRHGVLLPSRRHAGFVVKGDSLYIVGGVGSFRVILDTAIIYDLKQRSFRKIAKFPDAMQSPAVCLHDNVVYSAGHKNIYEYEDLGSTDNWKAVVRTDIRMSCIRSFRKYIYCTQSYFSHLYRFKPGLDAKLEVISAFSSPPATVCNLYDHLIVFTRSVCRQSDTISVEVYRGDTAGEKPKIVYTEADTSMRVNDLAGSCVVITETPPTDWEVSQYLRSYLQHYND